DNA from Onychomys torridus chromosome 1, mOncTor1.1, whole genome shotgun sequence:
tgtgttgtagatgtatctgttaGGGCTGGGTAGCCCATGATTAGTTGTTTTCTATATGATAACTGGTCTTGATTGTCTGTGATGGTCTCCCACTGCTGTCAAAAAgctttgatgaagggtgagagctATGCTTAATGTGGGTATAAGcttaagtatttagaatacaatTAAGAATATGTTGGTCTAGTAAGGTGGCAATAATAGGTTCTTCTGTAATATCTATGACCTCACTATTTTTGGGTAGTTGTGTAGGTTTCTAGTACTAGGCATACTTTTCCTtttgagcaggccttaaatctAATTAGAGAATTTTTGGTTATCGCCAAGATATAAATACCACTCTTGTACCTTTAAGAGTATCTTGCCATGCTGGaaattgtggttcataggcaccaCAGCttggtaggactattgattgcatCTCTCCCTTTGGTGACTTGCATGCACCTTCGGGTACTCAGTGCTGCAGCTGAAGTGCATGGCACCCTCAGTAATAGGGACTTCAACCTTGTGAAGCAGCCAAGGGACAGCAGTAGTCTGCACTCTGGGGAGCCACTCTGACTTCTCTCATTAACAGCTTACAGAGATGTTTCTTACGCTGCTGCTGGGGTTTTGTGAGATGCTCTATGGGTCTTGCAGGGAGCACTGTCAGCCCAAAtggcataatttcattttatctatatttatctaatgtatttattatatgcaATTTTAGGTAAATGTAAACTAACATGTTTCCTTAGAGATTTTTCAATTATCTTTAGTGCTCTttacccctcctccctccctcttttgttGTATTGACCATCCCCCCTTACTTAAGGCTCccttctccatttttatttttctcccttcaTATTACCATATTCTGTTATTCCTCTCTGTAGGGTTGCTCTCTCATggtcttatttttctctcttggtttttgtGGTTACTTCAGGTTATATATTTTCATGTGAAGATATGTAGGTAGAGACCACAGATGAAAGAGAAcacatggtatttgtctttctgggtttgggttacttcaTTCAATATAAtcctttctagttccatctacttgcctgcaaatttcatatttttacatttaaatagtattccatagtgtgcGTATACCACAGTTTCAGGGGCCATTTATCAGTCAGTTGAAGGATATATAAGTTGTTTCTACttcctagctattatgaataaagtagcaatgaatatGGCTGGCAAGTAACTGTGGAGTACAATGTCAAGTCCTTTGGCATATGCCAAGAAGTGGAACAGCTAGGTCATGTAGTTGATTTatctttagctttttgagaattgtTCACATTGATATCCAGAGTGGTAGCATTGGTTTGCAATCTCACTAACAGGGACTGAGAGTTCCTTTACCCCCATACCCCATCCAACATTTATTATcagttgtaagatgaaatctcaaagttgttttgatttgtattttccaactactaaggatggtgaacattttaaaagatatttctttgtcattttaatttcttcttttgataattctctgttgAGATCGTAACTCATTTTTTGAATGGGTTGGTTTTTTCCCATCTGAATTCTTTATATCCTGGCTATTAAGTACCTGTCAGATGTATagtggcaaagattctctcccattctgggAGCTTCCACTTCATTTGATTGATTATTTGCttagctgtacagaagctttttagttttatgaattcCCATTTGTCAGTTGTTGGTCTTAATTTCTGGGCAAATGGAGTtgtattcagaaagtccttttctaTACCTATCATCTGTATggtactgcctatgttttcttctgacAGTTTCAATTCtcacatttaggtctttgatcaATTTGGAGTCTTTTTTTGCAAACTGATATATACacatctaatttcatttttctacataaaCTGGATATCCAGTTTACCAATCACCCTTTGTTGAGGATGCtgtctttgtcaaatatcagatagcTGTAGTTACGTGTACTCATGTTTGgggtcttttattttgtttcactgGTTTACATAGGGCCTGCTGTTTTTACAATCTCTTTGAATATATGTGTTTTTGAAATATCCATCCTACATGATTGAGTAAAAGCAGAGGGTTAAGTCCAAAGTTAAATTCAAGTTGAAAAATGAGAATTATTGACAAATACACAATGTAGGAGAATCAAACCTCAGAAACAGAAGATATGTCAAAAGATAGTGAATAATCAGGAGTGAAAGCTGCTTATGATTTGGAAGCAGAATCCAGGAGCCTTTCATGACTTAAAAATGGCTGCCATTGTTGCAAAAATCAGAGCAGTCATGGAAATAGAAGACACCCAAATAGAACAGGATACTCTATCTTCTGATGCAGAAAGGCAAAAAAGGATGAATGTATCCACCACAAGCTCTCTTAGGGGAGACAAACTCCCACAGCCTGGACTGGCAGACAGAATGTGGAAGGAAAGCCAGAACCTCTGCTGTTCCCACTCAGGACCTAATTGTTCATCTCTTTTTTATggtgtgatatttttgtttttatcatcaaaactaaACCTCCACAAGGATTAAGTCCTATCTGTTGTTGTTCAGAATTGTATTCCCAACATCTAGAGTGTGTTTGGTATAGTCTATACAGTGTAACAGTTTTGATAGACATAGGAAGAGACAATGACTTTGGGAGTCAGCAGGGTTTTCCCAGGATCATGTCATGAAGAGTACATGTGCAGCACTATTTAAAgcttttagaattatttatttatttatttatttatttatttatttatttatttatttatttatttatgtgtgtggaggtaGTGGTGGACATGTTCACACTCTTGTGGAAGctggaggacaacctcaggtatcatCTACAGGAAGACCAtcctttgaaacagagtctcattggCCTGAAGCCTGTCAGTTAGGCTAGACTgctgtccagcaagccccaggactcctcttgtctccacctttccagtgttgggattgcaagtgtgtgtcaccatgtccctTTATATGTGGGTTCTGGTGGCAAACCTATGTCCTCatatgtaagataccggtaagccacaagccatgtggcaacttatagatgaatagaaatcgattaatttaagatataagaacagagagcaagaagcctgccacggccatacagtttataagtaatataagtctctgtgtgtttaattaggCCTGAGTGGCTAcaagagccaggtggacacaaaaatactccagctacaaatggtgcccaaagtgaggcaagagtttccacctaaaacctgaagaaaaaaaaattataaaatggagcttaaaacagctttctagttgtctctctcaaattagtgGCAGCCTGTGGGTTTGTGCTTCTCTATGGCATATTTGTGGCGTGCAGGCTTGACCTAtgctatgttacacagaggtgtctccaagctacACACTATGCTGTGTGTTAGATATAGTTTTGGctagttgagagagagagagagagagagagagagagagagagagagagagagagagagacagagagagagacagagagagagacagagagagagagagagacagagagagagacagagagagagacagagagagagagagacagagagagagagagagacagagacagagagagagagagagagagagagagagagagagagagagagagagagagagagagagagaggtttctgggctacacgatGCTGGATGGAatcatagacccactgcttcctagAGTCTGTGGGAGCCTGGTTCCCAGAACTGTTGGTAAATGTACCActaccatgttgaaaagctgaggtaggcggagccagcagccatagctgctgtttcagtcttagaatgctgcagtttaaagcaatagattcacaataagacaggtTCATATGGGAtaaactctaaacagtttacaaatgtatgtaaaaatgtacataggcttgaaagagacaaaaaatgcagttatataaacaaatagatagttttcaaaaataaagtctttaaagagacagtaaaggtaatacaaaaaataagccacgtaaagatatatattacacagagaatctggattgtgttgtctttgggattcttaactacagaaagacatttgattggaAGAACTGTTGAGTTaagtcaatatatatattttaaaataccttgACTTCCAAATTTGgatctaaagatatgttgctttagaaaaaaggctttgcttttgtttccacagaaagcaagaggctatggatttgttccagattaagatacatcaagtttgaccagccaagaccccctgaaagatctctgatgacaccatgacccggatgatccaacatccaaaatggtttcaaggcaattggctcagacaatacaccctcattGACTATTCTGTAatcttcaaattttctttatgtttccatAAGAATACAACACTCTCATCAAATAGAAAGTAGtatgagaaactatgcccaaattcccaaatataccaagttggctttggagataaaactggctcactccttctctaaacccaaacatattcaaaaaaaaaaaaaaaaggttgagagattgtTGTGTTcaatatcagaagagccctctggtatgggacagagaaaaaacaatatttttatttaaaacaggttgattataaatacaatctcaagTTGCTGTTTTGTGATCCCTCTCACCGCCCAACATGCTATTCATTGAGTTGGAAATGAACTTGCCTGCTAGCTGCGTACCTGCAGGGCTAGAGAAGCAACTGtgtgcagccaccaccaccatcctggaCAAACCTGAAGACCGCATGAGTGTTATGTTAAAGCCTGGCATGACCTTATTGATGAACGGATACACAGAGCCCTGCGTCCAGCTTCTAGTCTCTTCCATTGGTGTTGTGGGCACTACAGAGCAGAACTGTAACCATAGCTCCTGCTTTTTCGAGTTCCTCACCAAGGAGCTGGCCCTGGACCAGGACAAGGTAATTATC
Protein-coding regions in this window:
- the LOC118581618 gene encoding D-dopachrome decarboxylase-like — encoded protein: MLFIELEMNLPASCVPAGLEKQLCAATTTILDKPEDRMSVMLKPGMTLLMNGYTEPCVQLLVSSIGVVGTTEQNCNHSSCFFEFLTKELALDQDKVIICIFPLEPWQIGKKGTVMTFL